One part of the Microlunatus elymi genome encodes these proteins:
- a CDS encoding prepilin peptidase — MLLASPGPTVIAAAVILLAALATGVGAPVVLRRLPEPVPPPDADARVQQEYAAKPGYRSLARPRFIGCCVAMSALAMIICTTARPPADWACWLVFGTVGVLLAAIDAATSWLPSRLIYPGWLAMALATVVTVALTDRPRIDLFITIVGGAVLAGLGYLLLWLVTAGRSVAFGDVRLMPLVGAVAGTMGWPGLYWSVLLGSVIGAVIGIGRLIARRRGPFPYAPALVAGPYATALLTALF; from the coding sequence ATGCTGCTGGCATCCCCGGGACCGACCGTGATCGCAGCAGCAGTGATCCTGCTGGCCGCCCTGGCCACGGGCGTCGGCGCTCCGGTTGTGCTGCGCAGACTGCCGGAGCCGGTGCCGCCGCCGGACGCCGACGCACGGGTGCAGCAGGAGTACGCGGCCAAGCCCGGCTACCGGTCGCTGGCCCGGCCGAGATTCATCGGCTGCTGCGTCGCGATGTCGGCGCTGGCGATGATCATCTGCACGACCGCCCGGCCGCCGGCGGATTGGGCCTGCTGGCTGGTGTTCGGCACCGTCGGCGTGCTGCTGGCCGCGATCGATGCCGCCACCAGCTGGCTGCCCAGCCGACTGATCTATCCCGGCTGGCTGGCGATGGCCCTGGCGACCGTGGTCACGGTGGCATTGACCGATCGGCCCCGGATCGACCTCTTCATCACGATCGTCGGCGGTGCGGTGCTCGCCGGCTTGGGCTATCTGCTGCTCTGGTTGGTCACCGCCGGGCGTTCGGTCGCCTTCGGTGACGTACGGCTGATGCCGTTGGTCGGAGCGGTGGCCGGGACCATGGGTTGGCCGGGCCTGTACTGGTCGGTGCTGCTGGGCAGCGTGATCGGCGCGGTGATCGGTATCGGCCGACTGATCGCGCGCCGGCGGGGCCCGTTCCCGTACGCACCGGCACTGGTCGCCGGGCCGTACGCCACGGCTCTGCTGACCGCACTCTTCTGA
- a CDS encoding pilus assembly protein CpaE: MICRELAVRLTDHVNWTPQNADRFFIPRAEIAESVFIVSDMVVELIHNQGEANFHFNGTTEWALDSVESDAAVWLPSEEQLREQLGDAFLSLDRVGDGYVVTVNGPAGAHHTAAMAVAADAYALALLHLSGGDESLPTDRLPLTQDVA, encoded by the coding sequence ATGATCTGCCGCGAACTTGCCGTCCGGCTGACCGACCACGTCAATTGGACGCCGCAGAACGCCGACCGCTTCTTCATCCCGCGGGCCGAGATCGCCGAGTCCGTGTTCATCGTCAGCGACATGGTGGTGGAGCTGATCCACAACCAGGGCGAGGCCAACTTCCACTTCAACGGCACCACCGAGTGGGCGTTGGACTCGGTGGAGTCCGACGCCGCGGTCTGGCTGCCGTCGGAGGAGCAGTTGCGGGAGCAGCTCGGCGATGCGTTCCTGTCCCTGGACCGGGTCGGTGACGGCTACGTGGTCACCGTGAACGGTCCCGCCGGAGCGCATCACACCGCGGCGATGGCGGTTGCCGCCGACGCCTACGCGTTGGCCCTGTTGCACCTGTCCGGCGGGGACGAGTCGCTGCCCACCGACCGGCTGCCGCTGACTCAGGACGTCGCCTGA
- the trpD gene encoding anthranilate phosphoribosyltransferase, giving the protein MATTNWPGVLSALIAGEDLSQETAAWAMGQILAGEATDVQIAGFAVALRSKGETAAELGGLADAMLARAVPITTPASAVDIVGSGGDRANTVNISTMAAIVAAAAGARVVKHGNRSASSACGAADVLEALGVRLDLAPAEQSRVIDELGIGFLFARHYHPSFRNAAVARSQLGVPTFFNFLGPLTNPGAPVGHAVGVADQRMARLTAEVLAARGDRGLVFHGTDGLDELTTTTTSTVWVFGEGRIEQALLDPRELGIEPAGLSQLVGGGPELNAEIARRLLAGERGPVRDIVLLNAAAALAGYDGPGSADDLVETLRGRLDRAAAAVDSGAAADLLARWAERTVTIG; this is encoded by the coding sequence ATGGCAACCACTAACTGGCCCGGGGTGTTGTCCGCGCTGATCGCGGGCGAGGACCTGTCGCAGGAGACAGCGGCGTGGGCGATGGGCCAGATCCTGGCCGGTGAGGCCACCGACGTACAGATCGCCGGATTCGCGGTCGCGTTGCGGAGCAAGGGTGAGACCGCCGCCGAGTTGGGCGGACTGGCCGACGCGATGCTGGCCCGGGCGGTGCCGATCACGACACCTGCATCCGCGGTCGACATCGTCGGCTCCGGCGGAGACCGAGCCAACACCGTCAACATCTCCACCATGGCAGCGATCGTGGCCGCCGCGGCCGGGGCCCGGGTGGTCAAGCACGGCAACCGTTCGGCGTCGTCGGCCTGCGGTGCCGCCGACGTGCTGGAGGCGCTCGGCGTCCGGCTCGATCTGGCGCCTGCCGAGCAGAGCCGGGTGATCGACGAACTCGGCATCGGCTTCCTGTTCGCGCGGCACTACCACCCGTCGTTCCGCAACGCCGCGGTGGCCCGCAGCCAGCTCGGGGTGCCCACGTTTTTCAACTTCCTCGGCCCGCTGACGAACCCGGGAGCGCCGGTCGGGCACGCCGTCGGGGTCGCCGACCAGCGGATGGCCCGGCTGACCGCCGAGGTGCTCGCCGCCCGTGGGGATCGCGGTCTGGTGTTCCACGGCACCGACGGGCTGGATGAACTGACCACCACGACCACCTCGACAGTGTGGGTGTTCGGCGAGGGCAGGATCGAGCAGGCGCTGCTCGATCCGCGCGAGCTCGGCATCGAACCGGCCGGACTGTCGCAGCTGGTCGGCGGCGGTCCCGAACTGAACGCCGAGATCGCCCGCCGGCTGCTGGCCGGGGAGCGCGGACCGGTACGCGACATCGTCTTGTTGAATGCCGCCGCAGCGCTCGCCGGCTACGACGGTCCCGGGTCGGCCGACGACCTGGTCGAGACTCTGCGGGGTCGGCTGGATCGGGCCGCGGCGGCCGTCGACAGCGGGGCGGCGGCGGACCTGCTGGCGCGCTGGGCCGAACGTACCGTCACGATCGGCTGA
- a CDS encoding response regulator transcription factor gives MAEESPNRVATVLVYASDRTIRAQVRAALGRRVAADLPDVRIVEAATQPAVMKAADAGGIDLFVLDGEARPGGMGVCRQLKDETFNCPPVLILAGRPDDAWLATWSRAEAVAPHPIEPVTLPTVVANLLRQRLDPSHAGRPRSVA, from the coding sequence ATGGCCGAGGAGTCTCCGAACCGGGTCGCGACCGTGCTGGTGTACGCCAGCGACCGGACGATCCGAGCTCAGGTCCGGGCCGCGCTCGGCCGCCGGGTCGCCGCCGACCTGCCCGACGTCCGGATCGTCGAAGCCGCCACCCAACCGGCGGTGATGAAGGCGGCCGATGCCGGCGGGATCGATCTGTTCGTGCTGGACGGCGAGGCCCGTCCCGGCGGCATGGGCGTCTGCCGGCAGCTGAAGGACGAGACCTTCAACTGCCCTCCGGTGTTGATTCTGGCCGGGCGCCCGGACGACGCCTGGCTGGCGACCTGGTCGCGGGCCGAGGCGGTTGCGCCACACCCGATCGAGCCGGTCACCCTGCCCACCGTGGTGGCCAACCTGCTGCGGCAGCGGCTGGATCCATCGCACGCGGGCCGGCCGCGCTCGGTCGCCTGA
- the ctaE gene encoding aa3-type cytochrome oxidase subunit III, translating to MTLVAIHTHASTTPAPKPHSALHDLPASRLQGRPGRPDAVAVGTIIWLASELMFFAGLFAAYFTIKNVTTSAALKAGLTPLWEQGASMLNVPFAIANTTVLVLSSVACQWGVFCAEKGRVSRVGTIFNPLNWGMREWYVLTFVMGAFFVGGQVYEYSGLIHDGLTLSSDPYGSIFYLATGFHALHVTGGLVAFVLLLGRTYLARTFTHEQAVSAIAVSYYWHFVDVVWIALFGVIYILQ from the coding sequence ATGACCCTCGTGGCGATTCACACTCACGCATCGACGACTCCTGCCCCGAAGCCGCATTCGGCGCTTCACGACCTGCCGGCCTCCCGGCTGCAGGGGCGACCAGGTCGTCCGGACGCGGTCGCGGTGGGCACGATCATCTGGCTGGCGAGCGAGCTGATGTTCTTCGCCGGCCTCTTTGCCGCCTATTTCACGATCAAGAACGTCACCACCTCGGCGGCGCTCAAGGCCGGCCTGACTCCGCTGTGGGAGCAGGGTGCCAGCATGCTGAACGTGCCGTTCGCGATCGCCAACACCACCGTGCTGGTGCTCAGTTCGGTGGCCTGTCAGTGGGGCGTGTTCTGCGCGGAGAAGGGCCGGGTCAGCCGGGTCGGCACGATCTTCAACCCGCTGAACTGGGGCATGCGCGAGTGGTATGTGCTGACGTTCGTGATGGGCGCCTTCTTCGTCGGCGGACAGGTGTACGAATACTCCGGCCTGATCCACGACGGGCTGACGCTGTCCAGCGATCCGTACGGGTCGATCTTCTACCTCGCCACCGGCTTCCACGCGCTGCACGTGACCGGCGGTCTGGTCGCCTTCGTGCTGCTGCTGGGCCGCACCTATCTGGCCCGTACCTTCACCCACGAGCAGGCGGTCAGCGCGATCGCGGTGTCCTACTACTGGCACTTCGTCGACGTGGTCTGGATCGCCTTGTTCGGAGTCATCTACATCCTGCAGTGA
- the qcrC gene encoding cytochrome bc1 complex diheme cytochrome c subunit, with protein MRFLSSRRRHPAAKVLLLVAALFAVGALYAAVAPTEQSSAEPATSQQVTEGRELFSVNCSSCHGLNGEGTSQGPTLQGVGAAAVDFQVSTGRMPLAQPGQQAPVKPREFTDDEVAALAAFVATLGPGPAVPDSSQYSTEGLTDEQIAEGGELFRTNCSACHNFTGQGGALPEGKHAPSLVGVSNKHLYEAMLTGPQQMPVFSDEVLTSQDKRQIIAYLDALHQRPNEGGLNLGSIGPVSEGVAVWTIGIGCLIGFAVWITARGARAR; from the coding sequence GTGCGATTCCTGTCTTCCAGAAGACGGCACCCGGCAGCGAAGGTGCTGCTTCTGGTGGCCGCGCTCTTCGCCGTTGGGGCGCTGTACGCGGCCGTTGCTCCCACGGAGCAGTCATCGGCCGAACCAGCCACCAGCCAACAGGTCACCGAGGGCAGGGAGTTGTTCAGCGTCAACTGCTCGTCCTGCCACGGGCTGAACGGCGAGGGCACCAGCCAGGGTCCGACGCTGCAGGGCGTCGGCGCGGCTGCGGTCGACTTCCAGGTCTCCACCGGCCGGATGCCGCTGGCCCAGCCCGGCCAGCAGGCGCCGGTCAAGCCGCGTGAGTTCACCGACGACGAGGTTGCCGCACTGGCCGCCTTCGTCGCCACGCTCGGCCCCGGCCCGGCCGTCCCGGACTCGTCCCAGTACTCCACCGAAGGGCTGACCGATGAGCAGATCGCCGAGGGCGGCGAGCTGTTCAGGACCAACTGCTCGGCCTGCCACAACTTCACCGGTCAGGGCGGCGCGCTGCCGGAAGGCAAACACGCCCCGTCGCTGGTCGGCGTCAGCAACAAGCATCTGTACGAGGCGATGCTGACCGGCCCGCAGCAGATGCCGGTCTTCTCCGATGAGGTGCTCACCTCTCAGGACAAGCGCCAGATCATCGCCTACCTGGACGCGCTGCACCAGCGTCCGAACGAGGGCGGCCTGAACCTGGGCAGCATCGGACCGGTCAGCGAGGGCGTTGCCGTCTGGACGATCGGCATCGGCTGCCTGATCGGCTTCGCGGTCTGGATCACGGCACGAGGAGCTCGGGCCCGATGA
- the qcrA gene encoding cytochrome bc1 complex Rieske iron-sulfur subunit has product MSSQEDSLERQHEHLSDDGGQLVPTNPELPVDDPGVEEHIPRLADVDQAAADRAARQVIFMYAMVPVMAVLFVLAYYLIPRDMAVDFGPLHSSAQHVAMGLTLGIGILLIGLGTQQWARQLMSNHEIVEQRHDSSSPEDAKQEVLRQLDDGIAESGVPRRKMLLITALGAVGILAAPALVLLTDLGPVAGPNYRRRAYETTLWHEGVRLVNDITYTPVKASDMVIGQLVNGAPENLKDLHGTAFNNAKAKAPIVIVRMNPADITIPADRKDWQVSGILAYSKICTHVGCPISLWEQQTHHLLCPCHQSTFDLADAGKVVFGPAARALPQLPIKVDDQGYLVARSGFTVPVGPSYFERDSRHDLGESEEYR; this is encoded by the coding sequence ATGAGTTCACAGGAGGATTCGTTGGAACGCCAACACGAGCACTTGTCCGACGACGGCGGGCAGCTCGTCCCCACCAACCCGGAACTCCCGGTCGACGACCCGGGTGTGGAGGAGCACATTCCGCGCCTGGCCGACGTCGACCAGGCGGCAGCCGACCGAGCCGCCCGCCAGGTCATCTTCATGTACGCGATGGTGCCGGTGATGGCGGTGCTGTTCGTGCTGGCCTACTACCTGATCCCCCGCGACATGGCCGTCGATTTCGGCCCGCTGCATTCCTCGGCCCAGCACGTCGCGATGGGCCTGACGCTCGGCATCGGCATCCTGTTGATCGGCCTCGGCACCCAACAGTGGGCCCGGCAGCTGATGAGCAACCACGAGATCGTCGAGCAGCGGCACGACTCCAGCTCTCCGGAGGACGCCAAGCAGGAGGTGCTGCGGCAGCTGGACGACGGCATCGCCGAGTCGGGTGTGCCGCGCCGCAAGATGCTGCTGATCACCGCGCTCGGTGCGGTCGGCATCCTGGCCGCGCCGGCCCTCGTCCTGCTGACCGACCTGGGCCCGGTCGCCGGACCGAACTACCGCCGGCGGGCGTACGAGACGACGCTGTGGCACGAAGGCGTCCGGCTGGTCAACGACATCACCTACACCCCGGTCAAGGCCTCCGACATGGTGATCGGCCAGCTGGTCAACGGCGCCCCGGAGAACCTGAAGGATCTGCACGGCACCGCGTTCAACAACGCCAAGGCGAAGGCGCCGATCGTGATCGTCCGGATGAATCCGGCCGACATCACCATCCCGGCGGACCGCAAGGACTGGCAGGTCTCCGGCATCCTGGCCTATTCCAAGATCTGCACCCACGTCGGCTGCCCGATCAGCCTGTGGGAGCAGCAGACCCACCACCTGCTGTGCCCGTGCCACCAGTCGACCTTCGACCTGGCCGACGCGGGCAAGGTCGTCTTCGGTCCGGCTGCCCGCGCACTGCCGCAGCTGCCGATCAAGGTGGACGATCAGGGCTACCTGGTGGCCCGCAGCGGGTTCACCGTGCCGGTCGGCCCGAGTTACTTCGAACGTGACTCGCGGCATGATCTCGGCGAGAGCGAGGAGTACCGCTGA
- the qcrB gene encoding cytochrome bc1 complex cytochrome b subunit: MAKPAQTPAAAPTEQAQQPEQQRGPVMKFLGGPAKWADDRTGVGGIMAGRIPNLFNLRKVFPDHWSFMLGEIALYSFIVLLLTGTFLTLWFKPSMGEIEYNGSYQLLRGLPMSEAYASTIGISFDVRGGLLIRQIHHWAALLFVASMLVHAMRNFFTGAFRKPRELNWVIGATLLFLGMTEGFLGYSIPDDLLSGVGVRIIFGAIESIPLIGTYLETWFLGGEYPGDLLVPRMYMLHILLIPAVILALVGLHLILIFYNKHTQFPGQGRNEKNVVGYPFFPVYTAKAGGFFFIVFGVITLMSALMQINPVWEVGPYNPAEVSAGSQPDWYIGYLEGALRIMPNWEWHIGHTTWSWNIFIPAIIGFVALPFAIAIYPFLEKWVTGDDREHHILDRPRNAANRTAIGVAAISVYVVLMIAGANDIIATHFHLSLNAITIAMRWLIFLLPIATFMITKRICIGLQRAAYERVLHGSETGVIHRAPSGGYSEPHKQITRGEAYMITQHEEQLPITPGPTTDENGVERKATRKERIRRPFTRWFFGHNVPKPTRQEIEDAAHHHGGDHEQEGDSEVTSGQQDELEGSRN, from the coding sequence ATGGCAAAGCCAGCTCAGACCCCCGCCGCGGCGCCGACCGAGCAGGCCCAGCAACCGGAGCAACAGCGCGGTCCGGTGATGAAGTTCCTCGGCGGCCCGGCGAAGTGGGCCGACGACCGGACCGGCGTCGGCGGCATCATGGCCGGCCGGATCCCGAACCTGTTCAACCTGCGCAAGGTCTTCCCGGACCACTGGTCGTTCATGCTCGGCGAGATCGCGCTCTACTCGTTCATCGTGCTGCTGCTCACCGGCACCTTCTTGACCCTGTGGTTCAAGCCGTCGATGGGCGAGATCGAGTACAACGGCAGCTACCAGCTGCTCCGCGGGCTGCCGATGTCGGAGGCGTACGCGTCCACCATCGGCATCTCCTTCGACGTCCGCGGCGGCCTGCTGATTCGGCAGATCCACCACTGGGCGGCACTGCTGTTCGTGGCCTCGATGCTGGTGCACGCGATGCGGAACTTCTTCACCGGCGCGTTCCGCAAGCCACGCGAGCTCAACTGGGTGATCGGCGCGACCCTGCTGTTCCTCGGCATGACCGAGGGCTTTCTGGGCTACTCGATCCCCGACGACCTGCTCTCCGGTGTCGGTGTCCGGATCATCTTCGGCGCGATCGAGTCGATCCCGCTGATCGGCACCTACCTGGAGACCTGGTTCCTGGGCGGTGAGTATCCGGGCGACCTGCTGGTGCCGCGGATGTACATGCTGCACATCCTGTTGATACCGGCGGTGATCCTTGCCCTGGTGGGTCTGCACCTGATCCTGATCTTCTACAACAAGCACACCCAGTTCCCGGGCCAGGGACGCAACGAGAAGAACGTGGTCGGCTACCCGTTCTTCCCGGTCTACACCGCGAAGGCCGGCGGCTTCTTCTTCATCGTGTTCGGTGTGATCACGCTGATGTCCGCGCTGATGCAGATCAACCCGGTCTGGGAGGTCGGCCCGTACAACCCGGCCGAGGTGAGCGCAGGCTCGCAGCCGGACTGGTACATCGGCTACCTCGAAGGCGCGCTGCGGATCATGCCCAACTGGGAGTGGCACATCGGTCACACCACGTGGTCCTGGAACATCTTCATCCCGGCCATCATCGGGTTCGTCGCGTTGCCGTTCGCGATCGCGATCTACCCGTTCCTGGAGAAGTGGGTCACCGGCGACGACCGCGAGCATCACATCCTGGACCGGCCGCGGAACGCCGCGAACCGGACCGCGATCGGTGTTGCCGCGATCTCCGTGTACGTGGTGTTGATGATCGCCGGCGCCAACGACATCATCGCCACCCACTTCCACCTGTCCCTGAACGCCATCACCATCGCCATGCGCTGGCTGATCTTCCTGCTGCCGATCGCAACGTTCATGATCACCAAGCGGATCTGCATCGGTCTGCAGCGGGCAGCGTACGAGCGAGTGCTGCACGGCTCCGAGACCGGTGTCATCCACCGGGCCCCGAGCGGTGGCTACTCCGAGCCGCACAAGCAGATCACCCGCGGCGAGGCGTACATGATCACCCAGCACGAGGAGCAGTTGCCGATCACCCCGGGCCCGACCACCGACGAGAACGGTGTCGAGCGCAAAGCGACTCGGAAGGAACGCATCCGGCGGCCGTTCACCCGCTGGTTCTTCGGGCACAACGTGCCCAAGCCGACCCGGCAGGAGATCGAGGATGCCGCCCATCACCACGGCGGCGACCACGAGCAGGAGGGTGACAGCGAGGTGACTTCCGGCCAGCAGGACGAGCTGGAGGGCAGCCGGAACTGA
- a CDS encoding VOC family protein — MTLSLGAVTVDSSDPEPIAAWWAEQLGAEIVATNDGWFVTVKGGGLPGFLSFQKVAEPTPGKNKIHLDLMTDGNLDATADGLIAAGALLVEKRSMGDFAWVTLADPQGNEFCVASGH; from the coding sequence ATGACTCTTTCATTGGGTGCCGTCACCGTTGATTCGAGCGATCCGGAGCCGATCGCCGCTTGGTGGGCCGAACAATTGGGCGCAGAGATCGTGGCCACCAACGACGGTTGGTTCGTCACCGTCAAGGGCGGCGGGCTGCCCGGATTCCTCTCCTTCCAGAAGGTGGCAGAGCCAACACCCGGGAAGAACAAGATCCATCTCGATCTGATGACCGACGGCAACCTGGACGCCACGGCCGACGGCCTGATCGCGGCTGGTGCGCTGCTGGTCGAGAAGCGGTCGATGGGCGACTTCGCGTGGGTGACGCTGGCCGATCCGCAGGGAAACGAATTCTGCGTCGCGTCCGGTCACTGA
- a CDS encoding glutathione S-transferase family protein, with translation MASYVEGGKDYNRDMNYIGDRITQDGRDGWPVQAGRYRLIAARACPWANRTLIVRRLLGLEDAISLGLCGPTHDVRSWTFDLDPGGVDPVLGYERLQQAYFARYPDYPRGITVPAIVDIPTKAVVTNDFPTITVDFETEWTDFHRDGAPDLYPDKLRDEIEEVAHRVFTEVNNGVYRCGFAGSQEAYDSAYDRLFTALDWLEERLSEQRYLVGDTITEADVRLFTTLARFDPVYHGHFKCNRNKLDEMPALWGYARDLFQTPGFGDTIDFVQIKRHYYVVHSDINPTGIVPKGPDLSNWLTPHHREQLGGRPFGDGTPPGPPVPAEVVPAGHTPLPA, from the coding sequence ATGGCTTCCTATGTCGAGGGCGGCAAGGACTACAACCGGGACATGAACTACATCGGGGACCGGATCACCCAGGATGGTCGAGACGGTTGGCCGGTGCAGGCGGGGCGATATCGGCTGATCGCCGCCCGGGCTTGCCCGTGGGCGAACCGCACGCTGATCGTGCGCCGGTTGCTGGGGCTGGAGGATGCGATCTCGCTCGGTCTGTGCGGGCCGACACACGACGTACGCAGCTGGACCTTCGATCTCGACCCCGGCGGAGTCGATCCGGTGCTCGGCTACGAACGGCTGCAGCAGGCCTACTTCGCCCGCTACCCGGACTATCCGCGGGGGATCACGGTCCCGGCAATCGTGGACATCCCGACCAAGGCGGTGGTCACCAACGACTTCCCGACGATCACGGTCGACTTCGAGACCGAGTGGACCGACTTCCATCGCGACGGCGCGCCGGACCTCTATCCGGACAAGCTGCGGGATGAGATCGAGGAGGTGGCGCATCGGGTCTTCACCGAGGTCAACAACGGCGTCTACCGGTGCGGATTCGCCGGCTCGCAGGAGGCGTACGACTCCGCCTACGACCGGCTCTTCACCGCGCTCGACTGGCTGGAGGAGCGACTCAGCGAGCAGCGTTACCTGGTCGGCGACACGATCACCGAGGCCGACGTCCGGCTGTTCACCACGCTGGCCCGCTTCGATCCCGTGTACCACGGTCACTTCAAGTGCAACCGGAACAAGCTGGACGAGATGCCGGCGCTGTGGGGGTATGCCCGGGACCTGTTCCAGACCCCCGGCTTCGGCGACACCATCGACTTCGTCCAGATCAAGCGGCACTACTACGTCGTACACAGCGACATCAACCCGACCGGCATCGTGCCGAAGGGCCCCGACCTGTCCAACTGGCTGACGCCGCATCACCGCGAGCAACTCGGCGGCCGGCCGTTCGGCGACGGCACGCCGCCCGGTCCGCCCGTGCCCGCCGAGGTCGTCCCGGCAGGACACACGCCACTACCGGCCTGA
- a CDS encoding VC0807 family protein, which yields MILSIVWVLFLDAGLAVGAYLTARALGADLFAALLIGTIVAGLRAAYVIIRRHEVDAFSLFMIATFGIGLVMSVLTGSPRFLLAKDSIATAVSGMIFLSTLLAGKPMMFYLAQRFGASSAEERLEWQRLWPTNAGFRALFRRQTVVWGIAFLVEAVAKLILVLLLPVATMAPIVPFFTPVLITTLVIWTVRDSAKAQRRLRAEAASPSVVES from the coding sequence ATGATCTTGAGTATCGTCTGGGTACTGTTCCTGGACGCCGGGCTCGCGGTCGGCGCGTACTTGACCGCCCGGGCGCTCGGAGCCGACCTTTTCGCGGCGCTGCTGATCGGCACCATCGTGGCCGGCCTGCGGGCGGCGTACGTGATCATCCGGCGGCACGAGGTGGATGCTTTCTCGTTGTTCATGATCGCCACGTTCGGCATCGGGCTGGTGATGAGTGTGCTGACCGGAAGTCCGCGATTCCTGCTGGCCAAGGATTCCATCGCCACCGCGGTGTCGGGGATGATCTTCCTCAGCACCCTGCTGGCCGGTAAGCCGATGATGTTCTATCTCGCTCAGCGGTTCGGTGCCTCGTCGGCCGAGGAGCGGCTGGAGTGGCAACGGCTGTGGCCGACCAATGCCGGATTCCGGGCCCTCTTCCGCCGGCAGACCGTCGTGTGGGGGATCGCCTTCCTGGTCGAGGCCGTGGCGAAGTTGATCTTGGTGCTGCTGTTGCCGGTGGCCACGATGGCGCCGATCGTGCCGTTCTTCACCCCGGTGTTGATCACCACGCTGGTGATCTGGACCGTTCGCGACAGCGCGAAGGCTCAGCGGCGGCTGCGGGCCGAGGCGGCCAGCCCGTCGGTGGTTGAGAGTTGA
- a CDS encoding carotenoid oxygenase family protein → MTATEAAPTAMFTGGVFAPVPDEIDAHDLEVIGNIPAELDGRYLRNGPNPLPGDRAAHWFIGHGMLHGVRISSGRALWYRNRWVDNSAATGQPILDASGRDLRRNSANTHVIEHGGALLALCEGGLPYEVTGELDTVGPYDFGGRLRTAMTAHPKTDPVTGELYFYGYSATAPYLTFHVADAAGRLLCSVPVDVPGPTMMHDFAITEHYVIWLDLPVVFRPQDRPTMPFVWDENYGARIGVMSRMAGRGAPATVQWFDIDPCYVFHVGNAREDDHGRLILDAVRYAESTFSMMWGAIGGSSSRGHGNLVADAGLSSVLHRWLIDPATGRISEAQLDDRDVEFPSINDDHVGRASRYLYAVSGSGNGGVIKYDTDSGATTEHQFEEPHHVGEAVFVPGRRADAAEDEGWLLSIVSPADGGRSELLIMDAGAVAAGPVARVILPRRVPAGFHGSWISAGDR, encoded by the coding sequence ATGACAGCAACCGAAGCGGCTCCGACCGCGATGTTCACCGGCGGAGTGTTTGCGCCGGTGCCGGACGAGATCGACGCGCACGACCTGGAAGTGATCGGCAACATCCCGGCCGAACTCGACGGCCGCTACCTTCGCAACGGTCCGAATCCGCTCCCGGGCGACCGCGCGGCCCACTGGTTCATCGGCCACGGGATGCTGCACGGCGTCCGTATCAGCAGCGGCCGGGCGCTCTGGTATCGCAATCGCTGGGTCGACAATTCGGCCGCGACCGGGCAGCCGATCCTCGATGCGTCCGGCCGCGACCTGCGCCGCAACTCCGCCAACACCCACGTCATCGAGCACGGCGGCGCCCTGCTCGCTCTCTGCGAGGGTGGGCTGCCGTACGAGGTGACCGGCGAGCTGGACACGGTCGGTCCGTACGACTTCGGCGGCCGGCTGCGTACCGCGATGACCGCGCACCCGAAGACCGACCCGGTCACCGGTGAGCTCTACTTCTACGGCTATTCCGCGACGGCGCCGTACCTGACCTTCCACGTCGCCGACGCGGCCGGACGGCTGCTCTGCTCGGTGCCGGTGGACGTGCCGGGGCCGACCATGATGCACGACTTCGCCATCACCGAGCACTACGTGATCTGGCTGGATCTGCCGGTGGTGTTCCGGCCGCAGGATCGGCCGACCATGCCGTTCGTCTGGGACGAGAACTACGGTGCCCGGATCGGGGTGATGTCCAGAATGGCCGGGCGCGGTGCGCCGGCGACGGTGCAGTGGTTCGACATCGATCCCTGCTACGTCTTCCACGTCGGCAATGCTCGGGAAGATGATCATGGCCGGTTGATCTTGGACGCGGTGCGCTATGCCGAGTCGACGTTCAGCATGATGTGGGGCGCGATCGGCGGCAGCAGTAGCCGCGGACACGGCAATCTGGTCGCCGACGCCGGTCTGTCCAGTGTGTTGCACCGATGGCTGATCGACCCAGCGACCGGGCGGATATCCGAAGCCCAGTTGGATGATCGCGATGTTGAGTTCCCGAGCATCAATGATGATCATGTCGGCAGGGCCAGCCGCTACCTGTACGCGGTCTCCGGCAGTGGCAACGGCGGTGTGATCAAGTACGACACCGATTCCGGCGCGACGACAGAGCACCAGTTCGAGGAGCCGCATCACGTCGGTGAGGCAGTCTTCGTGCCCGGTCGCCGGGCGGATGCCGCCGAGGACGAGGGATGGCTGCTCAGTATCGTCAGTCCGGCCGACGGCGGCCGGTCGGAGTTGTTGATCATGGACGCCGGTGCGGTGGCGGCCGGGCCGGTGGCCCGGGTGATCTTGCCACGCCGGGTGCCGGCAGGATTTCATGGATCGTGGATCAGCGCGGGGGATCGATGA